In Anaerolineales bacterium, the following proteins share a genomic window:
- a CDS encoding class I SAM-dependent methyltransferase, producing MTDTVLDTNTIIASPVCRFCGTLLQRTFVDLGMSPLCESFLNADQLNGMEPFYPLHTYVCEKCFLVQLEEYVSPEEIFTEYAYFSSYADSWLEHVRNYTDLMIDRFGLGGHSSVVELASNDGYLLQYFVKKGIPVLGVEPAANVAKVAIERGIPTLVEFFGSQCARRLVEEGAGADLIIGNNVLAQVPDLNDFVEGMKILLKPTGTVTIEFPHLSRLVEQNQFDTIYHEHFSYFSFFSAEKIFASHGLRLFDVDELPTHGGSIRIYACHQDDDTKSEGGNVKRLKEFEKEEGVTSLAYYESFGSQVKETKRKLLSFLIDVKQKGQTIAGYGAPGKGNTLLNYCGIRTDFLDYVVDRNPYKHGKYTPGTHIPIYHPDKMRETRPDYVMILPWNLKNEVMGQLSYIRSWGGKFIVPIPEVTIYS from the coding sequence ATGACCGATACTGTGCTTGATACCAACACAATTATTGCAAGCCCTGTTTGTAGATTTTGTGGGACATTATTGCAGCGAACATTTGTGGATTTAGGCATGTCGCCCTTGTGTGAGAGTTTTTTGAATGCCGATCAACTCAATGGGATGGAGCCGTTCTATCCGTTGCACACATATGTTTGTGAAAAATGTTTTCTGGTTCAGCTTGAAGAATATGTTAGTCCGGAAGAAATTTTCACTGAATATGCTTATTTTTCGTCTTATGCTGATAGTTGGTTAGAGCACGTCAGGAATTATACTGACTTGATGATTGATAGGTTTGGGCTTGGCGGCCACTCTAGTGTAGTTGAACTTGCTAGCAATGATGGTTATTTGCTTCAATATTTTGTTAAAAAGGGTATTCCAGTTTTAGGTGTTGAGCCAGCTGCTAATGTAGCCAAGGTGGCTATAGAAAGAGGAATCCCGACCTTGGTTGAATTTTTTGGGTCTCAATGCGCACGACGTCTAGTCGAGGAAGGCGCTGGGGCTGACCTGATTATTGGCAATAATGTTCTGGCTCAGGTTCCTGATTTGAATGATTTTGTTGAAGGGATGAAGATACTTTTAAAACCAACCGGTACTGTCACAATCGAATTTCCTCATCTTTCTCGATTGGTAGAACAAAATCAATTTGATACTATATACCATGAACACTTCTCGTATTTCAGCTTTTTTTCTGCAGAGAAAATATTTGCATCTCATGGGCTTAGGTTATTTGATGTGGACGAGTTGCCTACGCATGGAGGCTCAATAAGAATTTATGCATGCCATCAGGATGACGACACAAAGTCCGAGGGAGGGAACGTTAAAAGGCTTAAAGAGTTTGAAAAAGAGGAGGGCGTAACGAGTCTAGCCTATTATGAAAGTTTTGGTTCACAGGTTAAGGAGACAAAACGAAAGCTTCTTTCCTTCTTAATCGATGTGAAACAGAAAGGACAGACGATCGCGGGATATGGAGCGCCAGGTAAGGGAAATACATTGCTCAATTATTGTGGAATCCGTACGGATTTTTTAGACTATGTTGTGGATCGTAATCCGTATAAACATGGGAAATATACCCCCGGTACACATATTCCTATTTACCATCCTGACAAAATGCGGGAGACTAGGCCCGATTATGTAATGATTTTGCCTTGGAATTTAAAAAATGAGGTTATGGGACAACTGTCATACATTCGTTCCTGGGGTGGGAAGTTTATCGTTCCTATTCCGGAAGTTACCATATATTCGTAA
- a CDS encoding glycosyltransferase family 4 protein, protein MHILFLTQILPYPPDSGPKVKTWHVLKYLSNQGYRITLVSFVRSEEEPFVENLKEYCFQIHAIPLKRSRLLDIGYLLRSYFSGRPFLVERDDSAAMRSLIREVVASDPVDAIHADQLTMAQFALPYRNRNGKPVLIFDAHNAVWTIVERLNATLPMYYRIPLIFEAGRVKAYEARIVHEFSRTLAVAEPDARALREALKEQYPAIPVEEVPIRVIPIAVDMETAHLIQPLAGSFNILTMGTLYYPPNADGIRWFLLDVFPIVRRALPQATLTIVGKTPPADFLQAAKESNGSIVVTGYVPKLDPYYANASIAVIPVRAGGGMRVRILEAFARGMPVVTTTVGLEGIDAKPGSDVLVADSPNDFAQSIIQLLSDGELQARLSANGRRLAKEKYDWQVVLRQLEEMYQSLA, encoded by the coding sequence ATGCATATTCTATTTTTAACCCAAATTCTTCCTTATCCTCCTGACTCTGGGCCGAAAGTCAAAACATGGCATGTTTTGAAGTATCTGTCTAATCAAGGCTATCGGATTACTTTAGTCTCATTTGTTCGTTCGGAGGAAGAACCTTTTGTAGAGAACTTGAAGGAATATTGCTTTCAAATTCATGCAATACCTCTGAAGCGCTCTCGATTGTTAGATATTGGATACCTGTTGCGGTCGTATTTTTCCGGTCGCCCGTTTCTCGTCGAACGCGATGACAGCGCCGCTATGCGATCCTTGATCCGTGAGGTGGTTGCTTCGGATCCCGTGGATGCAATCCATGCTGATCAATTGACGATGGCACAGTTTGCTCTTCCGTATCGTAACAGGAATGGGAAGCCGGTGTTGATCTTCGACGCTCACAACGCAGTGTGGACGATTGTGGAACGGTTGAATGCCACGTTGCCGATGTATTACCGTATCCCGCTGATCTTCGAAGCGGGGAGAGTCAAGGCGTATGAGGCTCGGATCGTGCATGAGTTCTCCCGCACTCTTGCCGTTGCGGAACCGGACGCTCGAGCGCTACGCGAAGCCCTCAAGGAACAGTATCCAGCCATCCCTGTGGAGGAAGTGCCCATTAGGGTTATCCCGATTGCGGTGGATATGGAGACTGCACATCTAATCCAGCCGTTAGCTGGTTCATTCAACATCTTGACCATGGGAACCCTATATTATCCGCCCAATGCGGATGGCATTCGCTGGTTCCTGCTGGATGTGTTTCCAATCGTCCGCCGAGCGCTTCCGCAAGCGACATTGACCATTGTGGGCAAAACTCCCCCTGCTGATTTTTTACAGGCGGCGAAGGAAAGTAATGGCAGTATTGTGGTGACCGGTTACGTGCCAAAACTTGATCCGTATTATGCGAACGCATCCATCGCCGTCATCCCAGTACGAGCAGGTGGTGGGATGCGCGTGCGCATTCTCGAGGCATTTGCGCGCGGGATGCCTGTCGTTACCACCACTGTGGGGTTGGAAGGCATTGACGCTAAACCGGGGTCCGATGTACTGGTCGCCGACTCGCCCAACGACTTTGCTCAATCCATAATCCAGTTGCTATCAGATGGAGAATTGCAGGCGCGATTATCAGCGAATGGCAGGCGCTTGGCGAAAGAGAAGTACGATTGGCAGGTGGTTTTGAGACAACTCGAAGAGATGTATCAATCGCTCGCGTGA
- a CDS encoding glycosyltransferase — MTRSMRIAYIVPYIPNLIRVRSYNLLVHLAKSGIDVTLFTVSTNERDNADVAVLKTKLSNVIARKQPILRSFLNCLSVLPTRTPLQSVFSWNPHLQADFAREQKREKFDLVHVEHLRGSKYGMMVRAMFPEAPIVWDSVDCISHLFAQTSERSRSIMGKFISTLELNRTRIAEGELTCLFDHILITSPVDRELLLQLSPPGKVAASVSVLPNGVDLEYFRRNTDQPRDAETIVFSGKMSYHANVSMADHLVREIMPKVWKKYPVAKLIIVGKDPPQKVRKFAHDPRVEVTGTVKDIRPYLWKATVAVVPLVYGAGIQNKILEAMASKTPVVTTSSAFSGLCGTPGKDALVGDTAWDFSDAILRLIESLPLQQEIGKAGYAYVRKYHDWSNVSADLVSIYRNLIVEKGCQPSA, encoded by the coding sequence TTGACTCGATCCATGCGAATAGCGTATATCGTTCCTTATATTCCGAACCTGATTCGTGTCAGGTCATACAACTTACTTGTTCATCTTGCTAAATCGGGGATTGATGTAACATTGTTCACAGTTTCAACAAATGAACGAGATAACGCGGATGTAGCTGTTCTGAAGACAAAGTTATCAAATGTTATTGCGCGCAAACAACCAATCTTGCGATCGTTTCTGAACTGTTTGTCAGTTCTACCAACACGAACCCCGCTTCAATCCGTTTTCAGTTGGAATCCGCATCTGCAAGCGGATTTTGCCCGTGAGCAGAAGCGGGAAAAGTTTGACCTTGTCCATGTAGAACATTTGCGAGGTTCAAAGTATGGGATGATGGTAAGAGCCATGTTTCCCGAAGCGCCTATTGTGTGGGATAGCGTGGATTGCATCAGCCATTTATTTGCTCAAACCAGCGAACGCAGCCGGAGTATTATGGGCAAATTCATTTCGACTCTTGAATTGAACCGCACGCGAATCGCCGAAGGGGAACTAACATGTCTTTTTGACCATATCTTAATTACATCCCCGGTGGATAGGGAATTGTTGTTGCAGTTATCGCCGCCGGGCAAGGTTGCGGCTTCGGTTTCTGTGTTGCCCAATGGCGTGGATTTGGAATATTTCCGACGGAATACAGATCAGCCTAGAGATGCTGAAACAATTGTCTTCAGCGGTAAGATGAGCTATCACGCCAACGTTTCTATGGCGGATCATCTTGTCCGGGAGATCATGCCGAAAGTGTGGAAAAAATATCCTGTGGCGAAACTGATCATTGTCGGGAAGGACCCCCCGCAAAAGGTGAGGAAGTTCGCGCATGATCCGCGTGTCGAGGTGACGGGAACTGTAAAGGATATTCGTCCGTATTTGTGGAAAGCGACAGTTGCAGTTGTTCCGCTGGTGTATGGCGCGGGTATCCAAAATAAGATTCTCGAAGCGATGGCGAGCAAAACTCCGGTGGTTACCACCTCGTCAGCGTTTTCGGGTCTTTGCGGAACGCCTGGCAAAGATGCCCTAGTAGGGGATACAGCCTGGGATTTTTCCGATGCGATTCTGCGTTTGATAGAAAGCCTGCCGCTGCAACAAGAAATTGGCAAGGCGGGCTATGCCTATGTTAGAAAGTATCACGACTGGAGCAATGTGTCAGCCGATTTGGTTTCTATTTATCGCAACTTAATTGTCGAAAAAGGCTGTCAACCCAGCGCGTAG
- a CDS encoding PIG-L deacetylase family protein translates to MFDFRFNHERDREIEVLCLGAHSDDIEIGCGGTISRLIKKFPGLAVHWVVFSSKGIRGDEALESANVFLKDIKNKKILIEKFRDGFFPYMGDKVKEYFEQLKNDVNPDIIFTHYRQDFHQDHRLIADLTWNTFRDHLILEYEIPKYDGDLGAPNFFVHLDEQTSRAKADHLVLHFGTQTNKHWFTRETFLALLRLRGVESRSPEGYAEAFYCRKVIY, encoded by the coding sequence GTGTTTGATTTTCGTTTCAACCATGAAAGAGATAGGGAGATAGAGGTATTATGTCTCGGCGCGCATAGCGATGATATTGAGATTGGGTGTGGGGGAACAATTTCTCGTCTTATCAAGAAGTTTCCTGGTCTTGCAGTTCATTGGGTTGTGTTTAGTTCAAAAGGAATTCGAGGTGATGAAGCCCTTGAAAGTGCAAACGTATTTCTCAAAGATATAAAAAATAAAAAGATCCTTATAGAGAAATTCCGCGATGGGTTTTTCCCTTATATGGGTGATAAGGTTAAAGAATACTTTGAGCAATTAAAGAATGATGTAAATCCGGACATAATATTTACACATTACCGTCAGGATTTTCATCAAGATCACCGCCTCATAGCCGACTTGACATGGAATACTTTTCGTGACCACTTGATTTTGGAATATGAAATCCCCAAATACGACGGCGATTTGGGCGCGCCCAATTTCTTTGTGCATTTAGACGAGCAGACTTCCCGGGCAAAGGCGGATCATCTCGTATTGCATTTTGGAACTCAGACTAACAAGCATTGGTTCACGCGTGAAACATTCTTGGCGCTTCTGAGGTTGCGTGGCGTAGAATCGCGTTCGCCCGAGGGGTATGCCGAAGCATTTTATTGCCGCAAGGTCATTTATTAA
- a CDS encoding sugar phosphate nucleotidyltransferase, whose translation MKVVLFCGGMGMRLREYSETIPKPMVEIGYRPIIWHLMRYYAHFGHKEFILCLGYRGDLIKKYFLNYAEWLSNDFVLSNGGKDISLYNSDIGDWTISFIDTGLQANIGQRLKAVEKYLVDEPTFMANYSDGLTDLYLPDYIDHFYSRDKVASFLCVQPSQSFHVVAMDRYNLVKSIAPVGQSDLWVNGGFFIFKKEIFNYIKDGEELVHEPFQRLTEEKNLIAYRNKGFWACLDTFKEKQLFDDLYAKGNTPWAVWATHTK comes from the coding sequence ATGAAAGTGGTTTTGTTTTGTGGAGGCATGGGTATGCGACTGCGCGAATATTCTGAAACCATACCGAAGCCAATGGTTGAAATCGGTTACAGACCAATAATTTGGCATTTGATGCGATACTACGCCCATTTTGGGCATAAGGAATTTATTCTTTGTTTGGGTTATCGCGGAGACCTAATTAAGAAATATTTTCTAAATTATGCAGAGTGGTTATCCAATGACTTTGTTCTTTCGAATGGAGGAAAGGATATTTCTTTATACAATAGTGATATTGGTGATTGGACAATCTCTTTTATTGACACTGGCTTGCAGGCGAACATTGGGCAGCGATTAAAAGCAGTTGAGAAATACTTGGTAGATGAACCTACTTTCATGGCCAATTACTCAGATGGGTTAACAGATCTTTATCTTCCCGACTACATTGATCATTTTTACTCTCGCGATAAGGTTGCAAGTTTTTTGTGTGTCCAGCCATCTCAATCATTTCATGTGGTCGCTATGGATAGATACAATTTAGTCAAAAGCATAGCGCCTGTTGGTCAATCTGATTTATGGGTGAATGGGGGCTTCTTTATATTTAAGAAGGAGATATTTAATTACATTAAGGATGGCGAAGAGTTGGTCCACGAGCCTTTTCAACGATTAACAGAGGAAAAGAATTTAATTGCATATCGTAATAAGGGCTTTTGGGCGTGCTTGGATACCTTTAAAGAGAAACAATTGTTTGATGATTTGTACGCCAAGGGTAATACGCCATGGGCGGTTTGGGCGACTCATACCAAATAG